From Candidatus Defluviilinea gracilis, a single genomic window includes:
- a CDS encoding methyltransferase domain-containing protein: MDILDETHIASSVEEHSAQLDASQYTREGILKYEKIYGHAFVSTGGLDSTREIIKMLNLKPGMEVLDIGSGLGGSAFHMAQEYGAHVHGLDLSHNMLSLANERLQELNLDSRVTFEFGDILESRFDSKYDVAYSRDAFLHIPEKAKLFQTLKRALKPGGLLFFTDYCWGEGKHSDEFLAYVAQRGYDLYTVGEYGRLIEQAGFVEVRAMDKTPLFGDYLELELAKLPNDGSLPEIRKSWQEKLVRNRRGEQGWGWFMARRGK, encoded by the coding sequence ATGGACATTCTGGACGAAACCCACATCGCCTCTTCCGTAGAGGAACACAGCGCGCAATTGGACGCCAGCCAATATACGCGCGAAGGCATTTTGAAATATGAGAAGATCTACGGTCATGCTTTCGTCAGCACCGGCGGACTGGACAGCACGCGCGAGATCATAAAAATGCTGAATTTGAAACCGGGGATGGAAGTGCTGGATATCGGCTCCGGTCTCGGCGGCTCGGCGTTCCACATGGCTCAGGAGTACGGCGCGCATGTTCACGGGCTGGACCTATCGCACAACATGCTGTCGCTTGCCAACGAACGTTTGCAGGAATTGAATCTCGATTCGCGCGTGACCTTTGAGTTTGGCGACATCCTCGAGAGCCGCTTCGACTCAAAGTACGATGTGGCATACAGCCGCGACGCGTTCCTGCACATCCCTGAAAAAGCGAAGTTATTCCAAACGCTCAAGCGCGCGCTCAAACCGGGCGGCTTGTTATTCTTCACCGATTACTGCTGGGGTGAAGGCAAACACAGCGACGAATTTCTCGCCTACGTTGCGCAACGCGGCTACGACCTGTATACCGTCGGCGAGTACGGCAGACTCATCGAGCAGGCGGGCTTCGTCGAAGTGCGGGCAATGGATAAGACTCCGCTCTTTGGCGATTACCTCGAACTCGAACTGGCGAAACTGCCCAACGACGGCTCGCTCCCTGAGATCAGAAAATCGTGGCAGGAAAAACTCGTCCGCAACCGCAGAGGGGAACAAGGCTGGGGTTGGTTTATGGCGCGGCGTGGAAAATAG
- a CDS encoding type II toxin-antitoxin system PemK/MazF family toxin gives MVIQRGEIWWADLPEPTGSEPGFRRPVLVVQSDDFNRSRIATAIVVVITSNLKLTNAPGNVFLPLKATGLSKDSIANVSQVLTVDKSFLTEKIGDLPIYLLEQVEAGLRLVMGLG, from the coding sequence GTGGTAATTCAACGCGGGGAAATTTGGTGGGCAGACCTGCCCGAACCTACAGGCTCAGAACCTGGTTTTCGCCGCCCAGTGTTGGTCGTTCAGTCCGATGATTTCAATCGCAGTCGCATTGCAACTGCGATTGTTGTTGTCATCACATCCAATCTCAAATTAACAAACGCGCCTGGAAATGTATTTTTGCCACTAAAAGCCACAGGCTTATCCAAAGATTCGATTGCGAATGTCTCGCAGGTCCTAACAGTGGACAAAAGTTTTCTGACCGAGAAGATCGGTGATCTGCCAATTTATCTTCTCGAACAAGTTGAAGCGGGTTTGCGCTTGGTCATGGGGTTAGGCTAA
- the ruvX gene encoding Holliday junction resolvase RuvX, translating into MRILAVDHGEKRIGLALSDPTATIASPFKVIEHVSRLLDAAQVANLAAENEVGLIVVGQSFDEEGKPNLAGRRAAKFADALRGQTHIPVELFDESFSTQDARTAVVEMGVSRKKRAGHHDSLAAVVILRSYLESRK; encoded by the coding sequence ATGCGTATCCTAGCAGTTGACCATGGCGAAAAGCGGATCGGTCTCGCGCTCAGCGACCCGACCGCGACGATTGCCAGCCCATTCAAAGTGATCGAGCATGTTTCCCGTCTGCTCGACGCGGCGCAGGTGGCGAATCTTGCCGCTGAAAATGAGGTCGGCTTGATCGTCGTCGGTCAATCGTTTGACGAAGAAGGCAAACCGAATCTGGCAGGCAGGCGCGCCGCGAAATTCGCCGACGCGTTGCGCGGGCAGACTCACATCCCTGTGGAGTTGTTCGACGAATCGTTCAGCACGCAAGACGCGCGCACGGCGGTCGTCGAAATGGGCGTCTCGCGCAAGAAACGCGCGGGGCACCACGATTCGTTGGCGGCGGTGGTGATACTCCGTTCCTATTTAGAGTCGCGGAAGTGA
- a CDS encoding ChpI protein, which yields MKSDISIPNPVFHAAQNLAKKMGVSLSELYTAALNAYVAEHETENITETLDQVYANEPSALEPEIVTMQVVSLDGEQW from the coding sequence ATGAAATCTGACATTTCCATCCCCAATCCAGTTTTCCATGCCGCGCAAAACCTTGCTAAAAAAATGGGAGTTTCGCTGAGCGAGTTGTATACCGCCGCACTGAATGCGTATGTGGCAGAACATGAAACGGAAAACATCACAGAGACTTTGGATCAGGTCTATGCCAATGAACCCTCGGCGCTTGAGCCTGAGATAGTGACGATGCAGGTCGTATCGCTGGATGGAGAACAGTGGTAA
- the mltG gene encoding endolytic transglycosylase MltG → MRKLILPILLILTILCFLVAFIAIPSEAARIYGPPAPWLTIFQRAQYSARLLWYDGLLTRPLNGEASERNFRIESGQSVSSIAASLQDAALIRDAESFRDYLVYSGLDTSIQAGEYKLSAAMSAIDIAREIQDASATEATFTVLAGWRMEEIAASLPTSGLAITPDEFLAAARNRRNDYDFLDGADSLEGFLFPDSYILSRNISVNELMDELLRNFSLKLTSELTHGFEQQGLTVYQAVIVASIVEREAVQDEEKPLIASVYLNRLNIGMKLEADPTVQYALGFDFAAGTWWKNPLSLDDLQFDSPFNTYVYAGLPPAPISNPDLDSLQAVAFPAETPYFFFRAKCDGSGYHSFAETFEEHVANGCE, encoded by the coding sequence ATGCGCAAACTCATCCTCCCAATTCTCTTAATTCTCACAATTCTCTGTTTTCTCGTTGCCTTCATCGCCATTCCCTCCGAAGCCGCGCGGATTTACGGTCCGCCCGCGCCGTGGCTGACGATATTCCAGCGCGCGCAATATTCCGCGCGATTGTTGTGGTACGACGGCTTGCTCACGCGTCCGCTGAATGGCGAGGCGAGCGAACGGAATTTCAGAATCGAGTCGGGGCAGTCGGTGAGTTCGATCGCGGCGAGTCTGCAAGATGCGGCATTGATCCGCGACGCTGAATCGTTCCGCGACTATTTGGTGTATTCGGGGCTGGACACGTCCATTCAAGCGGGCGAGTACAAACTCAGCGCGGCGATGTCCGCGATTGACATTGCGCGGGAGATTCAAGACGCGAGCGCCACCGAAGCGACATTCACTGTCCTCGCAGGCTGGCGGATGGAGGAGATCGCCGCGTCTCTCCCGACCTCGGGCTTGGCAATCACGCCCGACGAATTTCTCGCCGCCGCGCGGAATCGGCGCAACGATTACGATTTTCTCGACGGCGCAGACTCTCTCGAAGGATTTCTATTCCCCGATTCGTACATCCTTTCGCGCAACATATCGGTCAACGAATTGATGGATGAACTTCTCCGCAACTTTTCGCTGAAACTCACTTCCGAGTTGACTCACGGTTTTGAACAACAAGGACTGACGGTGTATCAAGCCGTGATCGTCGCGTCCATTGTGGAGCGCGAAGCTGTGCAGGATGAAGAGAAGCCGTTAATCGCTTCGGTCTATCTCAATCGTTTGAATATCGGGATGAAACTCGAAGCCGACCCGACCGTGCAATACGCGCTGGGGTTTGATTTCGCCGCTGGAACGTGGTGGAAGAATCCGCTCAGTTTGGACGACCTGCAATTCGACTCGCCATTCAACACATACGTCTACGCAGGTTTGCCGCCCGCGCCGATCTCCAATCCCGATTTGGATTCTCTGCAAGCGGTCGCGTTCCCTGCTGAGACGCCGTACTTCTTCTTCCGTGCCAAGTGCGACGGTTCAGGGTATCACTCCTTTGCGGAGACATTCGAGGAGCATGTGGCGAATGGATGTGAGTAA
- a CDS encoding baseplate J/gp47 family protein, whose product MKTKIITLESHDDLISVRDRMSWAKTPRILLVAPKFEKIALRQADLKVLQRHASSLGAQVGLVTRTRRVRADAEELGIPVFESTAEAQKEAWAQNPPKRLTRKPPAKNLREKREQVQVREEAWRAHPATRLGAFIVGVMSVFLIVALFIPRAQIRLKPITETQSIVIPVIASESTESVFVTGNIPAREKRIILDGAQTVVVTGEGVVPQSKATGVVVFRNLTSNAVTIPAGTIVEAARDALVQFVTLEDGIIAAGVGKELEIPVEAVESGAIGNLPAESLIVIRGALGLSLSVTNPEPTEGGREQSSVQASDADRARAKELLMKSLDEDARIKFLNDVGSGDILFDKTISISQILLEEFDPPAGAAGTTLTLTLQVEYSTRYASASDLSELASLALNASLPSGFRVASSNVKTESVGLPVLSEDDSTRWQLRAERQIVQSVDVAQIATLIRGLSVNEGRARLDESFDWESEPVISMFPSWWKWIPLLPFRIEVVTE is encoded by the coding sequence ATGAAGACCAAGATCATCACCCTCGAATCGCACGATGACCTCATCTCCGTCCGCGACAGGATGTCGTGGGCGAAGACGCCGCGCATTTTGTTGGTGGCGCCCAAGTTCGAGAAGATCGCGCTTCGTCAAGCGGACTTGAAAGTTTTGCAACGGCACGCGTCGTCACTTGGCGCGCAGGTGGGGTTGGTGACTCGCACAAGGCGCGTGCGCGCAGACGCCGAAGAGTTGGGCATCCCTGTTTTTGAGTCAACGGCGGAGGCGCAGAAAGAGGCGTGGGCGCAGAATCCGCCGAAGAGGTTGACGCGAAAGCCTCCAGCGAAGAATCTGCGTGAGAAGCGGGAGCAGGTTCAAGTCCGAGAAGAAGCGTGGCGCGCGCATCCCGCTACACGGCTTGGCGCGTTCATCGTCGGCGTGATGTCGGTGTTTCTCATCGTCGCGTTGTTCATCCCGCGCGCGCAAATCCGATTGAAACCGATCACTGAAACGCAAAGCATTGTGATCCCTGTGATCGCGAGTGAATCGACCGAGTCTGTTTTTGTGACGGGCAACATCCCTGCGCGTGAAAAACGAATCATTCTCGACGGCGCGCAAACGGTTGTGGTGACGGGCGAGGGCGTTGTGCCGCAATCGAAAGCGACTGGCGTTGTTGTGTTTCGCAATCTCACGTCGAACGCGGTGACGATACCCGCTGGCACAATTGTGGAGGCGGCGCGTGACGCGCTCGTGCAATTTGTGACTCTTGAAGACGGCATCATCGCGGCGGGCGTCGGCAAAGAACTTGAGATTCCCGTCGAGGCGGTGGAGAGCGGCGCGATCGGCAACCTGCCCGCAGAGTCGTTGATCGTCATTCGCGGCGCGCTGGGGCTTTCGCTTTCGGTCACGAACCCCGAGCCGACGGAAGGCGGGCGCGAACAATCGTCTGTGCAGGCGAGCGATGCGGATCGCGCGCGCGCGAAAGAGTTGTTGATGAAATCTCTCGACGAAGACGCGCGTATAAAATTTTTGAACGATGTTGGTTCGGGCGATATTCTTTTTGATAAAACGATTTCCATCTCGCAAATTTTGTTGGAAGAATTTGATCCGCCTGCGGGCGCGGCTGGAACCACGTTGACGTTGACCTTGCAAGTGGAATATTCCACGCGTTACGCCTCCGCTTCAGACTTGAGTGAGCTTGCCTCGCTTGCGTTGAACGCTTCTCTCCCTTCGGGCTTTCGCGTTGCATCATCCAACGTGAAAACTGAATCCGTTGGCTTACCTGTGTTAAGTGAAGACGATTCTACGCGTTGGCAGTTGCGCGCCGAGAGGCAGATCGTTCAATCGGTTGACGTCGCGCAGATCGCAACATTGATTCGCGGCTTGAGCGTGAATGAAGGGCGTGCACGCTTGGACGAGTCGTTTGATTGGGAAAGCGAGCCAGTGATTTCAATGTTCCCCTCGTGGTGGAAGTGGATTCCGTTGTTGCCGTTTCGGATTGAGGTGGTTACGGAGTGA
- the alaS gene encoding alanine--tRNA ligase — MLDNFTPYRVICDHVRSAAFLIADGVVPGNAGRNYVARMIIRRAARFGSKIGLNDPFLAKVAQAVINYYGDFYPELKKAQPAILDNLTREEIRFARTVEAGTAHLETLLADLKSSNSLILDGHRAFDLYATYGLPFEISRDIAREQGLDVDEKGFNEAKEKHALASGGGKAMGKLGGEDAEFFAEILKDLQSKKKLGANGVEYDPYNSPHVEGKVLALIVNGESVDSASLDDQVQVILPKTGFYIESGGQVDDMGYIKSLPPFSEKMGGAGGGWEIEISSMRRASAGVIVHVGTVISGQPKVGDNAIAEVDLTRRHDIMRNHTATHLLHKALHTVLSDQATQAGSLVAPDRLRFDFNHPEALTSEQLDRIEHMVNDAIAADMPVKKESKSLEEAKKEGAMALFGEKYGETVRTISILEGLESSSSSSTAGRTKYSYELCGGTHLERTSDIGAFLIVSEGSVAANVRRIEAVTGRGAYELIAKRFKTLKQSAALLKTSVDEVPQKVESGQSEIAELKKELASLRAQAALSSFQSLVSNLQVVKDTHILAAEIPDSNADTLRMLADKFREKYPKGGVALLITGSAVIAVVTEDLVKRGLKAGDLITGIGGKGGGRPNMAQGSLAGDAKEALSKVAKVVEEKLK, encoded by the coding sequence ATGCTCGATAATTTCACGCCGTATCGCGTCATCTGCGATCACGTCCGTTCTGCCGCGTTCCTCATCGCGGATGGGGTCGTGCCAGGCAACGCGGGTCGCAACTACGTGGCGCGCATGATCATCCGCCGCGCCGCGCGCTTCGGCTCGAAGATCGGGTTGAACGATCCCTTCCTCGCCAAAGTCGCCCAGGCGGTGATCAATTACTACGGAGATTTTTATCCCGAACTCAAAAAGGCTCAGCCCGCCATTTTGGATAATTTGACTCGTGAAGAGATCCGCTTCGCGCGGACGGTGGAGGCTGGCACGGCTCACCTTGAGACTCTGCTCGCCGACCTGAAATCCTCCAATTCTCTAATTCTCGATGGGCATCGCGCCTTCGACCTCTACGCCACTTATGGACTTCCCTTCGAAATCTCCCGCGACATCGCCCGCGAGCAAGGACTCGACGTGGACGAAAAAGGATTCAACGAAGCAAAGGAGAAACACGCGCTTGCCTCCGGCGGCGGAAAAGCCATGGGCAAACTCGGCGGCGAAGATGCGGAATTCTTTGCCGAGATTTTGAAAGACTTACAATCGAAGAAGAAGCTTGGCGCGAACGGCGTTGAATATGATCCGTACAACAGCCCGCACGTGGAGGGTAAAGTTCTCGCTCTGATCGTAAATGGCGAGAGTGTTGATTCTGCTTCGCTCGACGATCAAGTCCAAGTGATTTTGCCAAAGACCGGCTTCTACATTGAGTCGGGCGGGCAGGTGGATGATATGGGATACATCAAATCTCTCCCCCCATTTTCGGAGAAAATGGGGGGAGCCGGAGGGGGGTGGGAAATTGAAATCTCCTCCATGCGGCGCGCTTCGGCGGGTGTGATCGTTCACGTTGGCACGGTCATTTCGGGTCAACCTAAAGTGGGCGACAACGCCATCGCCGAAGTGGACTTGACCCGCCGCCACGACATCATGCGGAATCACACCGCCACTCATCTCTTGCACAAAGCATTGCACACCGTGCTGAGTGACCAAGCCACGCAAGCAGGTTCATTGGTCGCGCCCGACCGCCTGCGCTTTGACTTTAACCACCCCGAAGCATTGACTTCCGAGCAACTTGATCGTATCGAACACATGGTCAACGATGCTATCGCGGCAGATATGCCCGTGAAAAAAGAAAGCAAGTCGCTGGAGGAAGCTAAAAAAGAAGGCGCGATGGCGTTGTTTGGTGAGAAATACGGCGAGACTGTGCGGACGATTTCGATTCTGGAAGGTTTGGAAAGTTCGTCCAGCAGTTCAACTGCTGGACGAACAAAGTATTCCTACGAACTCTGCGGCGGCACGCACCTCGAACGGACATCGGACATCGGCGCGTTCCTCATTGTGAGCGAAGGTTCGGTCGCGGCGAATGTGCGGCGCATCGAAGCGGTGACGGGTCGCGGCGCGTATGAGTTGATTGCGAAGCGATTCAAAACGTTGAAACAATCCGCGGCGTTGTTGAAGACTTCGGTGGATGAAGTCCCTCAGAAAGTGGAAAGCGGACAAAGCGAGATCGCCGAGCTGAAAAAGGAACTTGCGAGTCTTCGCGCCCAAGCCGCGCTTTCATCCTTCCAGTCTCTAGTCTCTAATCTCCAAGTTGTAAAAGATACGCACATCCTCGCGGCAGAGATACCCGATTCCAATGCAGACACACTCCGTATGCTCGCCGACAAGTTCCGCGAGAAATATCCGAAGGGTGGAGTCGCTCTACTGATAACTGGGTCAGCCGTCATCGCGGTAGTGACCGAGGATCTCGTCAAGCGCGGACTCAAGGCGGGCGATCTCATCACGGGTATCGGCGGCAAGGGCGGCGGGCGTCCCAACATGGCGCAGGGGAGTCTCGCTGGCGATGCCAAAGAGGCGTTGAGTAAAGTTGCGAAAGTCGTCGAAGAAAAATTGAAGTAA
- a CDS encoding HAD family hydrolase, with protein MFNDLKHFRAQAIIFDKDGTLIDFDAMWGGWALYLAEQLHRASGIQVRDALCDAFGYDQASKKVLAHGMMAASPMGKLRQLTVEVMQAQGLSAEQAERVVDEGWCIPDPVISAKQFTDTWALFSKLHQQNIKIGIATSDDRAPTQAMIEAFDIEDFITTMVCSDDGIPSKPAPEMVTTICQRMNIEPSKVMVIGDTTSDLKMGRAAGAGLVVGVLSGVSAAKDLIPFADVIIDSVDDLHAYVESLAGNESIDPQNGLNPDFAF; from the coding sequence TTGTTTAACGATTTAAAACACTTTCGAGCGCAAGCGATCATTTTCGACAAGGACGGCACGCTCATTGACTTTGACGCAATGTGGGGCGGATGGGCGCTCTATCTGGCGGAACAATTACATCGGGCAAGCGGCATCCAAGTGCGCGACGCGTTATGCGACGCGTTCGGTTACGATCAAGCGTCGAAAAAAGTCCTGGCGCATGGCATGATGGCGGCTTCGCCAATGGGTAAGTTGCGCCAATTGACCGTCGAGGTCATGCAGGCGCAGGGGCTATCCGCTGAACAGGCGGAACGAGTCGTGGATGAAGGCTGGTGCATCCCCGACCCTGTAATTTCGGCAAAACAATTCACCGACACGTGGGCGTTATTCAGCAAACTGCATCAGCAGAATATCAAGATCGGCATCGCCACCTCCGACGACCGCGCGCCGACTCAGGCGATGATCGAAGCGTTCGACATCGAAGACTTCATCACGACGATGGTCTGCTCGGACGATGGAATCCCCTCCAAGCCCGCGCCCGAAATGGTGACAACGATCTGCCAGCGCATGAACATTGAACCATCGAAGGTGATGGTGATCGGCGATACCACGTCGGATTTGAAGATGGGACGCGCGGCAGGCGCGGGTTTAGTGGTCGGCGTCCTTTCGGGAGTCTCCGCTGCAAAGGATTTGATCCCGTTTGCCGATGTGATCATCGATTCGGTGGATGACCTGCATGCGTATGTAGAGTCGCTGGCGGGGAACGAAAGCATCGATCCGCAAAACGGCTTGAACCCCGATTTTGCTTTTTGA